In Xiphophorus maculatus strain JP 163 A chromosome 18, X_maculatus-5.0-male, whole genome shotgun sequence, a single genomic region encodes these proteins:
- the LOC111611933 gene encoding uncharacterized protein LOC111611933, with protein MLTEGGASSDSEEEQTDSSDDAPLPDAQLAKRPASESPPDLTPKVGKRGRLEELFGSFGEESKAFLAGSSNEVSFLDFAHQSTPKDPNKDRESVTPVRGLLYGDASTVWRNVSHPVLPNRLQDLSWMVAHGILPVRAVMHSRGMSATSICPRPGCGAPESVRPLPWECSTAVDLWAKAGSLQFPYLPAREVLHAQLVLYGVSQQKMTKKDFAEMWLTPATIKNATWTSRNLLVSRRRQMPPVAVIRMAAAKEEHQGLQVARQGHSHQEESPAPPWTKEPALHEQRSKQRRPGSPGEAGGKELWGRFPL; from the exons ATGCTAAccgaaggcggagctagctcGGACTCTGAGGAAGAACAGACGGACAGCAGCGATGATGCCCCCCTCCCCGACGCCCAGCTGGCTAAGAGGCCGGCATCTGAGTCACCTCCCGACCTTACCCCCAAGGTAGGGAAGAGAGGAAGGCTGGAGGAACTCTTCGGTTCTTTCGGAGAGGAATCCAAAGCCTTCCTCGCTGGCTCATCCAATGAGGTCTCGTTCCTAGACTTTGCTCACCAATCAACCCCGAAGGACCCAAACAAG GACCGGGAATCAGTGACTCCAGTGCGCGGCCTCCTGTATGGAGACGCCTCCACCGTTTGGCGCAACGTGAGCCATCCCGTCCTTCCAAACAGACTCCAGGACCTGTCATGGATGGTGGCTCATGGGATCCTGCCGGTCAGAGCCGTTATGCACTCCCGCGGCATGTCTGCAACGTCCATCTGCCCCCGACCCGGTTGTGGCGCGCCGGAGTCGGTGAGGCCCCTGCCGTGGGAGTGCAGCACTGCTGTGGACCTGTGGGCGAAGGCCGGCTCCTTGCAATTCCCATACTTGCCAGCAAGGGAGGTCCTCCATGCACAGTTAGTGCTGTACGGGGTGAGCCAgcagaaaatgactaaaaaagacTTCGCTGAGATGTGGCTCACCCCAGCCACCATCAAAAACGCcacttggacctccagaaactTGCTGGTGAGCAGGCGCAGGCAGATGCCCCCCGTGGCTGTGATCCGGATGGCAGCAGCAAAAGAGGAACATCAAGGGCTGCAGGTGGCGCGCCAAGGACACAGCCACCAAGAAGAATCGCCTGCGCCTCCGTGGACGAAGGAGCCGGCGCTCCACGAGCAGAGGTCCAAGCAGCGGCGGCCTGGCTCtccgggtgaggcaggagggaaggagcttTGGGGCAGGTTTCCCCTCTGA